Sequence from the Sulfuracidifex tepidarius genome:
CTAATTCTAGCTTCGTCCTCTTTAGAGGAGGCGTTAGTGAACAAACCAGGCAATGCGTCACGAAGGAAGGACATAAGGTCGGTAACATATATCTCGGTTCAGCAGAGTTCACTCTATCTCTCGTCAATATATAAGAAGGCATGTGTGATGGGGTATGCAGGCAGAGGCAAACCAATTTTCTCTCTTCTGGATCCAGCTAGATTCAGTTCCATTTTTGGCAGAGGGTTTGCGTTATTCGGTACCGCCATAACTCTTTTGCCGGTTTCCTTTGCGGCAATTCAGGTATCGAGCATAGACGAATTGATGGGAAAACTCAAGTCGCTAGTTCTTCTTCTTGACGAAAAGGAAGGGGAAGCTTTCATTCTCTCGCTCAGGTCAATGAATCCGTCATATAAGGGTAGATTAACGGGAGATATGGACATCGGCTCTATAGAGGGCAAGACCTTACGTGAAATTCTGCTTTACTCTTCTAACTTCGACGAAGTAGCAAGGAATATTGTTCATGGATATTACCTAACTTATCTGGGGTATAATGCGATAAAAGAACAAAAATGTGATTCCTTTGAACTGAACGTAAGACGGGCGTTCTTCAAGGTACTATCGTCTCAGCCGGACACTTTGATCATGAAGAAATACGGGGCCCATGTATCAATCGAAATATCAAAAATGGCATCTCATATGAGTGAGTGCCCCTCCTGCGAGGAAATTGAGAACATGGACAAATACATGACGGAGAACGGGTTTAACCCTGGATCCACCGCAGATATAATAGCCTCTTCAATAGCTTTCTATCACTTAGAGAGGTGGTTCAGAGATAAGGCTATTGATGGTATCCGGCTTCCCCTGCCTAAGGGGTGCGATAGAGCAGGTAAATAGGTTGAACTTCGATGAGACAATAGGCCTTGGGGATATAGAATGTCCTCAACTCTTCAGAAACTTCCACGGAATACTTGGAGAGATGGACTCAGTGCATACATTCAAAGAGATGGATAGAAAAGGCATGCTCATCAAGGACCGCTTTTCTGTACTTTCGATAGACTTCTCAACGCATTAT
This genomic interval carries:
- a CDS encoding triphosphoribosyl-dephospho-CoA synthase, whose protein sequence is MTGTLEEILEELCEEVSLILASSSLEEALVNKPGNASRRKDIRSVTYISVQQSSLYLSSIYKKACVMGYAGRGKPIFSLLDPARFSSIFGRGFALFGTAITLLPVSFAAIQVSSIDELMGKLKSLVLLLDEKEGEAFILSLRSMNPSYKGRLTGDMDIGSIEGKTLREILLYSSNFDEVARNIVHGYYLTYLGYNAIKEQKCDSFELNVRRAFFKVLSSQPDTLIMKKYGAHVSIEISKMASHMSECPSCEEIENMDKYMTENGFNPGSTADIIASSIAFYHLERWFRDKAIDGIRLPLPKGCDRAGK